In Corylus avellana chromosome ca2, CavTom2PMs-1.0, the following proteins share a genomic window:
- the LOC132170809 gene encoding probable disease resistance protein At4g27220, translating to MESILMECATKFLEWTVAPVGQWLCYSFHYKSNIGSMKNQEKKLGLANKRLQNSVEAARCNGLQIEGDVKKWLEEAEDVKIENLVRNVLEREEEEAKMKWYSGACLMKLKRRHQLSRKAKKIEQEIGKLLQTKPSSERVGFRPAPQGIVIVGSMDYVASKSRESTVTRLMEALEDDEIHLIGVWGMAGVGKSRLVREVANQAKEKKLFDEVVIANVTQSPDCRRIQGEIADTLRLKFDEETEPGRASRLLERLSQERKKPGIPEENVDLEAIPLQGRLTGKKDEKMILVILDDIWEKLDLEAIGIPSRGCKVLLISRDRNVLVSKMDTQKDIQLGVLDDEDAWSLFEKMAGDCVKDPNLQSTATGVAKACAGLPLALVTVSKALKNKELFEWKDALQLLRRPAPKHLTEMLSTIYSSIELSFKHLKESHKEALDVFLLCSQLGYYIGKDDLLKYCYGLGLFHGINTIEEAKNRLYKILRILEDCCLLQPYKSRSLCMHDVVRDATKSIAEQDHNMFVVRADGGLKEWLDANAFKRCETIYARGGDIHELPNKMELPELRFFCLWGEDSPKQISDNFFEGVGKLKVLDLTQMHLSSLPSSLLLLENLQTLCLDQCVLGDIAIVGKLKNLVVLSLLKSNISQLPEEIGLLTCLRLLDLTDCFKLELIPPNVLSSLIALEVLYMRNSFVQWEAEGLNNASLAELKHLSHLITLEIKISNASNLPKDLLFEKLERYVISIGDEWDWSDEREEASRTLKLKLNTSFQSQVGIIKILNKTENLYLDDLKGVKSVLHELDWEGFQQLKHLHIQNNREIKYIMNLVMPFVVFPALETFLLKNMTSLEEIGHGQLPNLTSFGKLRVVKVEHCDKLKYFFSLSIARGLSQLEELEIRECSIMGSIVMKEEGEIEDEDTASLFPQLRLLRLKHLPKLKSFLSIQNSLVTDAGEIIMEGKPDFHMPILHEQVVFPNLKRLELFSIGLEDIQHNQNLATRSFCRIENMQSTPRFQNLLDLDVKGSNNIKYLLSFSSARFMEQLKHLRIRKCEVMEEILVTEDLRVVGETIPKEFFPRLEILKLKKLPMLKRFCEGSNIKFPSLKWLIIDNCPKLKTFISKPVSLDMMTSCREPKEMNVAESPHTAMQPLFNEEVSFPCLEWLTIFQVDDLKIIWGNQFAVDSFYKLQDITVYSCENLLNVFRSDMLERFQSLEKLRIRDCHSLQEVFEVQGMNVKESHVVTREDSKPIFSFQNLQRVFVVECSSLKSLFPASMATCLAQLEKLVIIDCMVLEEIVVGEETKQPIARFVFPRVTVLHLVVLPRLKWFYPGVHTSEWPMLKNMLVAFCPKVKIFASELSSFKDILGESQVEIPSKQPLFLVDDEVPFPSLEKLRIFCMADLKIIWHNQFTANSFCKREIIKDEFCENLIVHQETCGVTATQLKELHLLHLPKLKHIWNKDPQEISSFQNPHEVHAIGGENMTFDFEHDVVKEIGLTYQNSGVSPEERIIEIDS from the exons ATGGAGAGTATTTTAATGGAGTGTGCTACTAAATTCCTTGAGTGGACAGTTGCACCAGTCGGACAATGGTTATGTTACTCGTTTCACTACAAGAGCAACATTGGGAGTATGAAGAACCAGGAAAAGAAGTTGGGGCTTGCTAACAAAAGATTGCAAAATTCCGTTGAGGCTGCTAGATGTAACGGTCTACAAATTGAAGGTGATGTTAAAAAATGGTTGGAAGAGGCGGAGGATGTTAAAATAGAGAACTTGGTTAGAAACGTTCTTGAacgtgaagaagaagaagcaaagatGAAGTGGTACAGTGGGGCATGTCTGATGAAGTTGAAGCGACGGCATCAGCTAAGCCGAAAAGCAAAGAAGATAGAGCAAGAAATTGGTAAACTACTCCAGACAAAGCCTAGTTCAGAGAGAGTTGGCTTCCGTCCTGCTCCACAAGGGATAGTGATTGTCGGATCTATGGATTACGTGGCCTCTAAATCAAGAGAGTCAACTGTGACGAGACTTATGGAGGCATTGGAAGATGATGAGATCCACTTGATCGGGGTGTGGGGGATGGCTGGTGTGGGAAAGTCTAGACTGGTGAGAGAAGTTGCCAACCaagcaaaggaaaaaaagttatTCGATGAGGTGGTTATTGCAAATGTGACTCAGAGCCCAGACTGTAGACGAATTCAAGGAGAAATCGCGGACACGCTACGTCTAAAGTTTGATGAGGAGACTGAACCCGGAAGAGCAAGTCGTTTGCTGGAGAGATTATCACAAGAAAGGAAGAAACCTGGTATCCCTGAGGAGAATGTTGATTTGGAGGCAATTCCTCTACAGGGGAGGTTAACAGGAAAAAAAGACGAGAAGATGATACTTGTTATCCTTGATGACATATGGGAGAAACTTGATTTGGAGGCGATAGGAATTCCTTCAAGGGGATGCAAAGTATTACTGATATCCAGAGATCGAAATGTATTAGTTTCTAAAATGGACACCCAAAAGGATATTCAACTTGGAGTTTTAGATGATGAAGATGCATGGAGTTTATTTGAGAAGATGGCGGGTGACTGTGTTAAAGACCCCAATTTGCAAAGCACAGCAACTGGGGTAGCTAAAGCATGTGCAGGTCTGCCTCTTGCACTTGTAACGGTGTCTAAggcattaaaaaataaggagtTATTTGAATGGAAGGATGCACTGCAGCTTCTAAGAAGACCCGCTCCCAAACACCTTACAGAAATGCTGTCAACTATATATTCTTCCATAGAGCTTAGTTTTAAACATCTTAAAGAAAGTCATAAGGAGGCCCTTGACGTCTTTTTGCTTTGTTCTCAACTGGGGTACTACATTGGGAAGGACGACTTGTTGAAGTATTGTTATGGTTTGGGTTTATTTCATGGTATTAATACAATTGAAGAAGCAAAAAACAGACTATATAAAATACTTCGTATTCTGGAAGACTGTTGTCTATTGCAACCTTATAAATCTAGAAGTTTATGTATGCATGATGTTGTCCGTGATGCTACTAAATCAATAGCGGAACAGGATCATAATATGTTTGTGGTGAGAGCTGATGGTGGGCTAAAAGAATGGCTAGATGCGAATGCATTCAAAAGATGCGAGACAATCTATGCTCGTGGCGGAGATATCCATGAACTTCCTAACAAAATGGAATTGCCAGAATTAAGATTCTTTTGTTTATGGGGTGAAGATAGTCCTAAGCAAATCTCAGACAATTTCTTTGAAGGGGTGGGAAAGCTCAAAGTTTTAGATTTGACCCAAATGCACCTTTCATCACTTCCGTCATCActtcttctccttgaaaatcTGCAAACGTTGTGCCTGGATCAATGTGTGTTGGGAGACATAGCTATAGTTGGAAAGCTCAAGAATTTAGTAGTTCTTAGCCTTCTTAAATCCAACATTTCACAATTGCCAGAAGAAATAGGGTTGTTGACTTGTTTGCGGTTATTGGATTTGACAGATTGTTTCAAACTTGAATTGATTCCACCTAATGTCCTATCAAGCTTGATCGCATTAGAAGTGTTGTATATGAGAAATAGTTTTGTTCAATGGGAGGCTGAAGGGCTCAACAATGCTAGCCTTGCTGAGCTAAAGCATTTGTCACATTTGATCactttagaaataaaaatttcaaatgccAGCAATTTGCCAAAAGATTTGTTATTTGAGAAGTTAGAGAGATACGTAATATCTATAGGAGATGAATGGGACTGGTCTGATGAGCGAGAAGAAGCCTCAAGAACATTAAAACTCAAGCTGAATACAAGCTTTCAATCACAGGTTGGGATTATAAAGATATTGAATAAAACAGAAAATCTTTATTTAGATGATTTAAAGGGTGTTAAGAGTGTTCTACATGAATTAGATTGGGAAGGCTTTCAACAACTGAAGCATCTCCATATCCAAAATAATCGTGAGATTAAGTATATTATGAACTTGGTGATGCCATTTGTTGTCTTTCCTGCCTTGGAGacttttcttctcaaaaataTGACGAGCTTGGAAGAAATAGGTCATGGCCAACTTCCCAACTTGACATCCTTTGGTAAGTTGAGAGTTGTAAAAGTGGAACACTGTGATAAATTAAAGTATTTCTTCTCGTTATCCATAGCCCGGGGCCTTTCTCAATTGGAAGAATTGGAGATAAGAGAATGCAGCATCATGGGTTCAATAGTCATGAAAGAAGAAGGCGAAATAGAAGATGAAGATACCGCATCCTTGTTCCCTCAACTACGCCTCTTGAGACTTAAGCATCTTCCAAAGCTCAAGAGCTTCTTAAGCATACAAAATTCACTCGTAACTGATGCTGGAGAAATTATCATGGAGGGCAAGCCTGATTTTCACATGCCAATTCTACATGAACAG GTTGTGTTCCCCAACTTGAAACGCTTGGAACTCTTCTCAATAGGCTTGGAAGACATTCAACACAACCAAAATCTAGCAACAAGGTCCTTTTGCAGAATAGAGAACATGCAATCAACGCCGAGGTTTCAAAATTTGCTAGACTTGGACGTGAAGGGCtctaataatataaaatatctaCTGTCATTCTCTTCGGCCAGATTTATGGAGCAACTCAAACACCTTCGCATACGTAAATGTGAGGTTATGGAAGAGATACTTGTCACTGAAGATTTAAGAGTAGTAGGAGAAACAATACCTAAAGAATTCTTCCCTCGACTAGAAATCCTAAAGCTAAAAAAGCTTCCAATGCTAAAAAGATTCTGCGAAGGAAGTAATatcaaatttccatctttgaaGTGGCTAATCATAGACAATTGCCCTAAGTTAAAAACATTCATATCCAAACCTGTTAGTTTGGACATGATGACCAGCTGTCGAGAACCAAAGGAAATGAATGTAGCAGAGAGCCCTCATACCGCTATGCAACCTCTGTTCAATGAAgag GTTTCCTTCCCTTGTTTGGAATGGTTGACAATCTTCCAAGTGGATGACTTGAAAATTATATGGGGGAACCAATTTGCTGTGGATTCCTTTTACAAGCTCCAGGATATAACAGTATATTCATGTGAAAATCTTCTTAACGTCTTTCGATCTGATATGCTGGAAAGATTCCAAAGTCTTGAGAAACTTCGTATACGTGATTGTCACTCATTGCAAGAAGTATTTGAAGTGCAAGGGATGAATGTTAAAGAAAGCCATGTTGTAACAAGAGAAGACTCCAAACCAATTTTCAGCTTTCAAAATCTACAAAGAGTATTTGTTGTTGAATGTAGCAGTTTGAAAAGTTTATTTCCAGCATCTATGGCCACATGTCTCGCGCAATTGGAGAAACTTGTGATAATTGATTGTATGGTACTGGAGGAAATTGTTGTAGGGGAAGAAACAAAGCAACCAATAGCTAGGTTCGTCTTCCCTAGAGTAACTGTCCTGCATCTTGTAGTTCTACCAAGACTCAAGTGGTTTTACCCAGGAGTACATACTTCAGAATGGCCAATGCTCAAAAATATGTTGGTGGCTTTTTGTCCAAAAGTAAAGATTTTTGCGTCTGAACTTTCAAGCTTTAAAGATATACTTGGGGAGAGCCAAGTTGAGATTCCCAGTAAACAGCCCCTTTTCTTGGTTGATGATGAG GTTCCATTCCCTAGTTTGGAAAAATTGAGAATCTTCTGCATGGCTGACTTGAAGATTATATGGCATAACCAATTCACTGCAAATTCCTTTTGCAAACGTGAGATTATAAAAGATGAGTTTTGTGAAAATCTTATTGTTCATCAAGAAACATGTGGTGTTACAGCCACTCAATTAAAAGAATTGCATCTTCTTCATCTGCCAAAACTGAAGCATATATGGAATAAAGACCCCCAAGAAATTTCCAGCTTTCAAAATCCACATGAAGTACATGCTATAGGAGGTGAGAACATGACTTTTGACTTTGAACATGATGTGGTCAAGGAAATTGGTTTGACGTACCAAAACTCGGGTGTTTCCCCTGAAGAGCGCATAATTGAGATCGACAGTTGA